Proteins encoded together in one Streptomyces sp. B1I3 window:
- a CDS encoding aminotransferase class I/II-fold pyridoxal phosphate-dependent enzyme, which translates to MQANHHEAPVLDALAAYKEKGELGFSPPGHKQARGAAPAVRAVLGDAVFFGDVLATGGLDDRRGKSAVLQRAENLMADAVHAEHTFFSTCGSSLSVKAAMLSVAAPHQKLLVGRDAHKSVVAGLILSGVEPVWVEPQWDTERHLAHPPSAASYEKAFEAHPEARGALVTSPTPYGSAADLRAIAEVCHRRSKPLIVDEAWGAHLPFHEDLPSWAMDAGADVCVTSVHKMGSGLEQGSVFHLQGDLVDHDTLASRADLLGTTSPSVLLYAGIDGWRRQMALEGHDLMSHALELAADVRQRIEEIDGMHVNGRDDFCGPGRATEFDPLPVIIDISELGTNGYRAADWIRTHHHIDMHLVDHRRISAQFTHADDRSTADRLLTALRELSRQAHTLAPAPPVDVPGPDELRPDQVCLPRDAYFSATEDVPAEKAVGRIAAEMMTPYPPGIPAVLPGERLTEPLLRYLRSGVEAGMNVPDPADPTLGTVRVCADGEGP; encoded by the coding sequence ATGCAAGCAAATCATCATGAAGCGCCCGTGCTGGACGCCTTGGCCGCGTACAAGGAGAAGGGCGAGCTGGGCTTCTCCCCTCCCGGCCACAAGCAGGCGCGCGGAGCCGCGCCCGCCGTGCGGGCGGTGCTCGGCGACGCCGTGTTCTTCGGGGACGTACTCGCCACGGGCGGACTCGACGACCGGCGCGGGAAGTCCGCAGTACTGCAGCGCGCCGAGAACCTGATGGCGGACGCCGTCCATGCCGAGCACACCTTCTTCTCCACGTGCGGCAGCTCGCTCTCGGTGAAGGCGGCCATGCTCAGCGTCGCCGCCCCCCACCAGAAGCTCCTGGTGGGCAGGGACGCGCACAAGTCCGTCGTCGCCGGGCTGATCCTCTCGGGCGTCGAGCCCGTCTGGGTGGAGCCGCAGTGGGACACCGAGCGGCATCTGGCCCATCCGCCGTCGGCGGCCTCCTACGAGAAGGCCTTCGAGGCCCACCCCGAGGCCCGCGGCGCCCTGGTCACCAGTCCCACGCCGTACGGCTCGGCAGCCGATCTGCGCGCCATCGCCGAGGTGTGCCACCGGCGCTCCAAGCCCCTCATCGTCGACGAGGCGTGGGGTGCACATCTGCCGTTCCACGAGGACCTGCCCTCCTGGGCCATGGACGCCGGTGCGGACGTCTGTGTCACCAGCGTCCACAAGATGGGCAGCGGCCTGGAGCAGGGGTCCGTCTTCCACCTCCAGGGCGATCTCGTCGACCACGACACCCTGGCCTCGCGGGCGGATCTGCTCGGCACCACCAGCCCGTCCGTCCTGCTGTACGCGGGGATCGACGGCTGGCGGCGCCAGATGGCGCTGGAGGGCCACGACCTGATGTCGCACGCGCTGGAACTGGCGGCCGACGTCCGGCAGCGCATCGAAGAGATCGACGGGATGCACGTCAACGGACGTGACGACTTCTGCGGTCCGGGCAGGGCGACGGAGTTCGACCCGCTTCCCGTCATCATCGACATCAGCGAACTCGGCACCAACGGCTACCGGGCGGCCGACTGGATCCGCACCCACCACCACATCGACATGCACCTGGTCGACCACCGCCGCATCAGCGCCCAGTTCACCCACGCCGACGACCGGAGCACCGCCGACCGGCTGCTGACGGCCCTGCGCGAACTGTCCCGCCAGGCCCACACCCTGGCGCCCGCGCCCCCCGTCGACGTACCCGGTCCCGACGAATTGCGTCCCGACCAGGTGTGCCTGCCCCGGGACGCGTACTTCTCCGCGACCGAGGACGTACCGGCGGAGAAGGCCGTGGGCCGTATCGCCGCGGAGATGATGACTCCGTACCCTCCCGGCATCCCCGCGGTACTGCCCGGCGAACGGCTCACCGAGCCGCTGCTGCGCTATCTGCGCTCGGGCGTCGAGGCCGGCATGAACGTCCCCGACCCCGCCGATCCCACGCTGGGCACCGTCCGTGTCTGCGCGGACGGTGAAGGGCCTTGA
- a CDS encoding SDR family oxidoreductase: protein MSDAEQPQDPTRRHPQPDFPQQEQEHPGWTGPMDPPPDHGEDSYTGHGLLLDRKAVITGGDSGIGRAVALAFGREGADVLLTYLPSEEKEAQETVRLVEQAGRKAVPVACDIRDEKQCRALIERAVSEFGRIDILVNNAAYQMSQPDGIAAISTSQFDRVVRTNLYGMFWLCKTALPHIPAGGSIINTTSVQAYKPSPHLLDYAMTKGAIVTFTQGLAQMLASDGIRVNAVAPGPVWTPLIPATMPDTTEFGKQSPLGRPAQPAEMAPAYVFLASSNATFITGEIMNATGGTPLP, encoded by the coding sequence ATGAGCGACGCCGAACAGCCGCAGGATCCGACGCGCCGGCATCCGCAGCCCGATTTCCCTCAGCAGGAGCAGGAGCACCCGGGCTGGACCGGGCCGATGGATCCGCCACCGGACCACGGCGAGGACTCCTACACGGGTCATGGGCTCCTGCTCGACCGCAAGGCCGTGATCACGGGAGGCGATTCGGGCATCGGGCGCGCAGTGGCCCTCGCCTTCGGACGCGAGGGCGCGGATGTTCTGCTGACCTACCTGCCGTCCGAGGAGAAGGAAGCGCAGGAGACCGTCCGGCTGGTCGAGCAGGCGGGCCGCAAGGCGGTCCCGGTGGCGTGCGACATCCGGGACGAGAAGCAGTGCCGGGCGCTCATCGAGAGGGCCGTGTCGGAATTCGGCCGCATCGACATCCTGGTGAACAACGCGGCGTACCAGATGTCGCAGCCCGACGGCATCGCGGCCATCTCCACCTCCCAGTTCGACCGCGTGGTGCGGACCAACCTCTACGGGATGTTCTGGCTGTGCAAAACGGCCCTGCCGCACATTCCGGCCGGTGGCTCCATCATCAACACCACGTCGGTCCAGGCGTACAAGCCCAGCCCCCATCTCCTGGACTACGCCATGACGAAGGGGGCCATCGTCACCTTCACCCAAGGCCTCGCGCAGATGCTCGCCTCCGACGGCATCCGCGTCAACGCGGTGGCCCCCGGCCCCGTCTGGACCCCGCTCATCCCGGCGACGATGCCGGACACCACGGAGTTCGGGAAGCAGAGCCCTCTGGGACGTCCGGCCCAGCCGGCCGAGATGGCGCCCGCCTACGTCTTCCTCGCCTCGTCGAACGCGACCTTCATCACCGGCGAGATCATGAACGCGACCGGTGGTACGCCGTTGCCCTGA